tctatttgaaaatatatatatatatatactaaaataatttttctaaaaagtaaaatgagattaataaattcaaaaaaataatctaaataattaaaaatatcacaTCAATAATGTAACtattgtattaaaattttatcctaTAAATGACATTGcccatttattaaaaaaagatctTATTAGTTATGCGAGAGACAAGACTATTCCATCAAATGATGCAATAACTCTGATGTGAAACTATGCGCGGCTTTTGCGTGACTAATTCTCCACGTGCTCGTACGATTCGCTCCACGAGTGGTTGTTCAGTTTCATCGTACAACCGCGCAACGTCCGGATCAAGGGCTTGTTTGGTAAATTTGAAAAGTAATCTCCCCACTGCAAATATTCATTAGTTTGCATAGTACATAGaacaattatttaattatatacagTTATAACAGTACTGTATTTAGCGTAGGattactatacttttaaaaaaggggcaattgcttatatacccctgaaaaatttccgactttccgatttacccctcttagaaggctaatattaaaaatacccctcctacgttccaacatatttctaatatacccttagagttaaaatctgttaagtaactctgttatctctataaaattactattttgccctttcaaatatatccttccaccatcactttctttcttatttgcccttaaagtcagaaGTATAAAAAGTactttgacttttggtcttttccaatatatttctctaccgtcaccaacctttcttatttgcccttaagttaagaacattttaatttttttaactgtggtagatatttaactcacgtttaatccaggttaacttaacaggagataactgcggggtattttgcaataacggtggaacatatgagggatattttagaaagaaaaaaaaataggaataaatcggatatttccaaacgtatgaggagtatataggtaattacccctttgaaaaaataaaagaattgatACTTTTTAACTCTGGCTCTCGGATCAAGAACTGTAAGATTGAAATGATAGTAGTCTCCTTAGgagaataatattaattcaaagacTAGAGATGGTTAAAgaaattaatccaaaagttaaaaaattgacAGCAGCTACTCTTTTATGCTTtcgaaatttggtttttagatgctttaaatactctaaatcaatttTAGTAGTTTCCATCATCGATTCAGAATTTCTATCATCTAAAAGGATTTAGAAGGACGAAAACCTTCGTCATCCTCAAAGGATAGTAGTTAtaccctctatctctctctctatttttttttttttgtttggtcatcaaattatactattatgaaattataattcttaaattttaaattatgtagTAAAAGAGTATAGTATGTCAACTGTTGTCATGTAATGAATTATAATATTGCTACATCACTCCATATCCACGACATATCACAATCCAATTAACTTAATTGAAGTGCGAGACTTAATTACTATCATCTTGAATGTTTTGAATAAGACATTACAACACATTCAACATCTTGAAAGTTTCGAATAAGACATTAcaatacattaaaatttaaggataaaACATGTCTAAAGTTTGAAGACCGCAATTTAGTTTAGATAAAAACGGTAAATAAACCTGCATTTTAATTCATACAAGGGcgatattttggattttttaaaatactatttatttgtaattatttgCCACATATTTAATTTGTGTGTGTAAACCAACAGGATTTTCTTGTATTGAAAACACTAATAATATACCACacatcaaaataatattttcgaTTACCGACCATCAAACACTTAGCTAATTGCGTTATATACAATAGGTAATATATTGTTAGAAAAAGGGTAATATTAAGCTTGGTATGCACCCATAAAGCTAAGATAGATGATGCAAATTTACTAATGATTATATaagattttttcttctttttcttttattttgtaaaacttTCAAAATCTGTATTTCTTTCGTTTGATACTATCTTTGTAACAAAGATTtaagtaattaaaaataaagttgaaggtttccatatatttttatttttaaaaagtataaaattaatgtCATTAATCCATATGCGAGGGGGCTGAAACTTATACTAAGTAGTAAGTTCAACCTTAATGGGTTCAAAAATCTCAATCTCTTGACCCTCCAAGCAACACACCATAAATGCTATAAAGAGATATTCAAATCATGCTCAAACTAACacaaaatttaatctattagtcaataaaatatttatgtattacatatacatatatatatagggattaTGCGATACTGATTTATATGATATGATGATAATAAGGTCTTGTTTGGATATTtagtaatttaatttcaaaataattgtcTATTATACTGTATATACTTCATAAATTTCAGTATTACAACAAttccaaaattttgagttttgtttaCTTTTACAACAGcttcataatatatttatttggagtatttttgttgtttttcaaTATTCCAAAAAAAGcattcaaatatttttgtttcGGGTAAATATATGTACTATATTTTGGATTGGATTATAGAACAAAACAAACCCAGGTGAATCCGGCCCAAGTTGATCTTGGCCCAACCCAAAATAGATCGGGCTAGCGCTGGTTAGGCTCGAACAAATCCCAACTCGATGGCGAACCAGATCGATTTATTAGGCTGGGGTTCGAGCGCGAGTTTTTCACGCGTGGGATTTGAACCACTTGGTTAGGGTTGACCCGACCCAACTCAACCGAAGCCGCGCGTGGAGCTCCGGCCCACCCGCCGCTTTCGCTTCGCCCGTCGATTCCTTCGACAACACCACCTTCGTATCGCGAGTTACGACTCCACGCTCCGTCCcccctctgtctctctctctctcgctctctctctctctctctctctctctctctatttcgtCTAAGGCTTCTCGTCTCCGCTTCTCCGCGGCGCCCGATCACCTACCCATCGTCGCGCCCCCCCGTATACATCACCCGGAGGGCGGTGACGCATCTTATTCTCACCTCCCTTTCTcctccgaaaccctaaccctagccacctCCTCGTCCCCGACCCCGATCCCACCTAGGGTTGGCTCTCCTTCATGCGGTTTTGCGCCGCCGCGCTGCCCGCGCCCCCCGGAATCGCCCCGCGCCATGGCCCATCCGGGGAAGTTCGTGTCCGTTAACCTCAACAAATCCTACGGGCAAcactcctcgtcgtcgtcctcctccaccgccgccggcCATGGCCGCGCCGGTCGGtacggcggaggcggcggcgggggcggagggggagggATGGTGGTGCTCTCCCGCCCCCGGAGCTCGGGGCAGAAGGCGGCGCCGAGGCTGGCGGTGCCGCCCCCCTTGAACCTGCCGTCGCTGAAGAAGGAGCACGAGCGCTTCGACCCCGCGGCGTCGGGGTCCGCCGCCGCGCATGGGAGCTCCGGGTTCGGATCCGGATCCGGGCCCTCCGTGATGGGGTGGAACAAGCCCGCCCTCCGCCCGGCTCCCGAGGACAAGGATGCTATCGGCGGAGGCGCGCCTCTTACTGGGAGATCGGCCCTCGATGGGGATCGCCTCACCGGGAGCCCATACACTCCCCCCGGCGCCCGGTCCGCAGGCCCCGCGCCTCCCAAGTCTCCGGCCTTAGGTTTCGCCGAGAAAGCCATGATCTTGAGGGGCGAGGAGTTCCCGTCTCTCCTGGCAACGGTTGCTTCCGCCTCTAAGCAGAAGGAAAGCGCGGgtcagaagcagaagcagaagcaggcGAGTGAAGAGGCATCTTACGGTCGTGCGGAGAAGCCCGAGTCGCAAATTCCATTAGACATGCGCCCCCAGATGAGGCCCTCTCTTTCCAGCTCCAGTAATGCTTCGGATGGTCAAAACAGCCTGAAAGGCAGCTTCTTTGAGCAGCAGCGGAAGAAGGCCGGCTTGTCCGAGCAGCCGCTCCCGCTCGTCAAGCTGCGGCACTCTTCTGACTGGGATGACGATGAGCGCGACACCGGCCTCGGTATCCCAGAACGAGAGAGGGATCGTGGGCTTGCAAGGTTCGAGCCTCCTCTTGTTACTGATCTTTATGATGGCCGTGGCCGACGTGGTGAACTCGGCTCCCCTGCTTCGAATAAGGAAAGTAGGGAAGGTGGTTCTTGGAGGTCGCAGTTGGGGCAGCCGCGGGACAGGTTTGGTGCCCGTGATCCTGGGGTTGATAGAGAGCGATCGGATACTAGGCCTTTTAGCGCTGGAAAAGACATGCGTAGGGAGGATTTGAATGGCCTCTCGCCTTATAGAGACAATAGTCGAGATGGCTTTGTTGTTGGGAAGCAGGATTCAAGGTATTCTCGAGGGATGAACACTCAGAATGGAAGGAATGTAGTCGAAGCTTTCAGCGGGAGAGGTGCCGAGCAAAGTGCTACCACTCACGGTCGGTATGGTGATAATTCCAATAACTGGTACAAAGGAAACTCATTTCATGGTAATGCTCATTCTAAGGGACAATTCTCTCCTGCGAGTAAAGGATTTTCACCGGGTGATCTAACAACGAATTACGGGAGAGAGAAGCGGCTGGCCTCAAACTACGCTAAGCCATACGTCGAGGATGTGGGCTTGGACAGCAGTGATCCCTTTTCCAATGACATTGGAGATTTGAATGTTAAAATgttcaagaaaaagaaagagacacAGAAATCGGCTGATTTCTACGATCCCGTGAGGGAATCATTTGAAGCTGAGCTTGACAATATCCTAAGGATGCAGGAGCAGGAGAGGCAAAGGGTGATGGAAGAGCAGGCAAGAGCTTTGGAGCTTGCGCggagggaggaggaagagagagagaggctgctgagggaggaggaggagaggaggaggttgCTTGAAGAAGAAGCCAGGGCGGCGGCTTGGCAGGCTGAGCAGGAGAGGGTGGAGGCTGCCAGAAGAGCCGAGGAACAAAGGATTGctagagaggaggagaagaggcggGTTTTCATGGAAGAGGAGCGGAGGAAAGAGGCCGCTCGTCAGAAGCTGTTGGAGCTCGAGGCGAGGATTGCCAGGAGGCAGGCCGAAGCTAATGCGAGAGATGATAGACTCCCTTCTGCTGCTTCTAAGGAAAGAGACATGCCACGAGTTAACGATGTCCAAGATTGGGAGGATGGTGAGAGAACTGTTGAGCCGATCATAAGTTCTGCACCATATGATTCCCCTGGTGTAAACAGATATGTCTCTTCAAGGGATGGAAATTCTTCGTTAGTGGATAGAGGGAAAAATTCGTATTACAGTTCAAGCGCCCTGCTTCGAGAACAGGAGAATGTTTACCACAGTCCAAGAAGAGATGCATTTGACAGTAGGAGAGGATTCGCGAAGAAAGAGTTCCATAGCGGTCTGGCGACAATGTCTGCAAGGCCATCTTCTAAAGGGGGTAGAGTGGAATCGCCATATAATTCAGATGATTCCCGTTATGGAAGAACACAGCAGAGGTGGAACATGTCCAGGGATAATGATAATTTTAGCAAGAACTCTGATTTTAGTCCAGATTTTCTTGAGAGTGACATATTTGGTGATGCTGCATTTGGAATGGGTAATTTTCATGAAAGTCCCCGCTCACAGCCTGCGGATAGATTGTTTCAGAATACTGAGACTGATGGCTTTTCCTCCCCTGCGAAATTTCGCCATTCACTGAGGCAGCCGCGCGTACTCCCTCCTCCATCTGTATCTTCGGTGCACAGAAGTAATTTCAGAAACTCAGCTGAACGTGCAGATTCTTCTTTCCTGGAGGGTGAAGCTCAATATGCAAATAGAAATGAGCAACAAATTCTTCAACAGCCTGCGGCATCTGTATTAATGGAAGAAAATGCTATTTCTCAAGAGCAAATTGAGAAGAACAGCCCAAGATGCGAATACCAATCTTCTCTCTCAGTTTCCAGTCCGCCTAGTTCACCCACACAGCTTTCACACGAAGAAATGGATGTTTCTGGAGATGCACCGGCACTGCCAACTTCTGCTGATGGTGAGCGAACTATCTTATCTGATAATGAAAATACTGCTATTGAGCTGGCGGCTAGTAATGCCGCTAGACTAACAACTGGTAGTACGGTCTCCTCTGCGGAGGACGATAACTGGGGTGCTGGAAATAATGAAGAAATGGAGGGGCAAGATGAGTACGATGAggatgacgatgacgatgacgGTTATCCGGAAATTGATGAAGCCCATGAAGGTGATGATGAAAATCTTGGCTTAGGTCAGCAATTGGAAGATATAGAGGAAAAGGTTGGAGAGATGGAACAGGTTATACTTGGTTTCGATGAAGGTGTTGAAGTTAAAATTCCTGGCAACAGTGAGCTTGAAATTGCTGCTCGGAATAGTGACAGTGCATGTAAGACACCCGAGAATGCCTTCTCAGAGGAGACAATGGATATCTCCTCAAAAATTCTAAGTGAAGCCGAAAATGCGATACGGGATTTGGCTCTTGAGCCAGCTGCATCAAGTAGCTTGGAAGTGCAAGCACAAGATATGATGACACCATTGTCAAGCTTGCCGTTGCCATCTACATCTTTACTACCACCCCCTGTTTTATCATTGCCATCCTCTACAGTTGCGAGTCAAAGTGAAGTGCCTCTTCAGCTTCAATTTGGTCTCTTTTCTGGTCCTTCTCTAATCCCATCCCCTGTTCCAGCGATTCAGATTGGCTCCATTCAGATGCCAATCCATTTGCATACCCAGGTCAACCCGTCTTTAACTCAGATGCACCCTCCACAAGCCCCGCTGTTTCAGTTTGGCCAACTGAGATATGGCCCACCACCAATCTCTCAAAGCGTCTTGCCTCTACCTCCTCAGCCTCTGCCCTTTATTAAGCCCCCCGTGTCAGCTTCTTACATGTTGAACCAAAACCCTTCAGGTAGTCTCCCTAACCAAGTGACTCCAACCACTTCTTTGCGGAACAATTTAGGACAGACCGAGCACTCTGATCTCTCTCAGAAGAATGTAGAGTTTGAGTCGCTGAAACCATCACCTAGTGACCAAATGAGAGAACCTGTGTTGTCTCGCAGACAGACCGAAAGTTTTTCTGTGGGTGAGAAAATGAATATAACTGGTACTGTTGTCCGAAATGAGCATCGTGGGAATCATGGTATTTCTTCGAAGAGGAGTTTTAGGCCCGTCCCTCGTGAATCTCAATTGCCTCAGTTGGTCTCAGAAGAAAAAGGTATGACTGGCTTGATGGGTCCAGGAGCTGTCTCCAGTGGCAGAGGGAAGAGATATGGTTATGCTCCAAAAAGCTCTGGTTTAAGGTTCCCATTTTCAGGTGCAGAAAACTCACAGACAAATTCAAATGGATTTCAGCGAAGAACTCGAAGAAACATGCGAAGAACTGAATTTAGAATTAGAGAAAATGTTGAGAAGAAACAATATCATGTTGTGGAGTCATTAAACCATGTCGGGCAGGATAGAAGCCAAAATATTAGCGGCAGAGCCAGGGGCGCTTTTGTCAGGAATGTGGGTAAGAAAGATGGTATTTCGAATAAACTTGCTAGGATTGGAAGTGAACCGGGCAACTTAAATTCAGACCAGTCTACTTCGCGAGTTGTGGGTTTTAATGGCAGAATGGATAAAGCCATTGACAAGCCCCCTGGCGGGAAGCTGAACTACAAAATAAGTGGAGATTTTGAGGATATTGATCCTCCTCTGCATAGTGGAGTTGTCCGTGTTTTTGAGCAGCCAGGAATTGAAGTTCCTAGCGATGAGGATGACTTCATCC
Above is a genomic segment from Ananas comosus cultivar F153 linkage group 15, ASM154086v1, whole genome shotgun sequence containing:
- the LOC109721329 gene encoding uncharacterized protein LOC109721329, coding for MAHPGKFVSVNLNKSYGQHSSSSSSSTAAGHGRAGRYGGGGGGGGGGGMVVLSRPRSSGQKAAPRLAVPPPLNLPSLKKEHERFDPAASGSAAAHGSSGFGSGSGPSVMGWNKPALRPAPEDKDAIGGGAPLTGRSALDGDRLTGSPYTPPGARSAGPAPPKSPALGFAEKAMILRGEEFPSLLATVASASKQKESAGQKQKQKQASEEASYGRAEKPESQIPLDMRPQMRPSLSSSSNASDGQNSLKGSFFEQQRKKAGLSEQPLPLVKLRHSSDWDDDERDTGLGIPERERDRGLARFEPPLVTDLYDGRGRRGELGSPASNKESREGGSWRSQLGQPRDRFGARDPGVDRERSDTRPFSAGKDMRREDLNGLSPYRDNSRDGFVVGKQDSRYSRGMNTQNGRNVVEAFSGRGAEQSATTHGRYGDNSNNWYKGNSFHGNAHSKGQFSPASKGFSPGDLTTNYGREKRLASNYAKPYVEDVGLDSSDPFSNDIGDLNVKMFKKKKETQKSADFYDPVRESFEAELDNILRMQEQERQRVMEEQARALELARREEEERERLLREEEERRRLLEEEARAAAWQAEQERVEAARRAEEQRIAREEEKRRVFMEEERRKEAARQKLLELEARIARRQAEANARDDRLPSAASKERDMPRVNDVQDWEDGERTVEPIISSAPYDSPGVNRYVSSRDGNSSLVDRGKNSYYSSSALLREQENVYHSPRRDAFDSRRGFAKKEFHSGLATMSARPSSKGGRVESPYNSDDSRYGRTQQRWNMSRDNDNFSKNSDFSPDFLESDIFGDAAFGMGNFHESPRSQPADRLFQNTETDGFSSPAKFRHSLRQPRVLPPPSVSSVHRSNFRNSAERADSSFLEGEAQYANRNEQQILQQPAASVLMEENAISQEQIEKNSPRCEYQSSLSVSSPPSSPTQLSHEEMDVSGDAPALPTSADGERTILSDNENTAIELAASNAARLTTGSTVSSAEDDNWGAGNNEEMEGQDEYDEDDDDDDGYPEIDEAHEGDDENLGLGQQLEDIEEKVGEMEQVILGFDEGVEVKIPGNSELEIAARNSDSACKTPENAFSEETMDISSKILSEAENAIRDLALEPAASSSLEVQAQDMMTPLSSLPLPSTSLLPPPVLSLPSSTVASQSEVPLQLQFGLFSGPSLIPSPVPAIQIGSIQMPIHLHTQVNPSLTQMHPPQAPLFQFGQLRYGPPPISQSVLPLPPQPLPFIKPPVSASYMLNQNPSGSLPNQVTPTTSLRNNLGQTEHSDLSQKNVEFESLKPSPSDQMREPVLSRRQTESFSVGEKMNITGTVVRNEHRGNHGISSKRSFRPVPRESQLPQLVSEEKGMTGLMGPGAVSSGRGKRYGYAPKSSGLRFPFSGAENSQTNSNGFQRRTRRNMRRTEFRIRENVEKKQYHVVESLNHVGQDRSQNISGRARGAFVRNVGKKDGISNKLARIGSEPGNLNSDQSTSRVVGFNGRMDKAIDKPPGGKLNYKISGDFEDIDPPLHSGVVRVFEQPGIEVPSDEDDFIQVRSKKQMINDRREQREKEIKSKLKVPKAPRKQSTISLGNNNPTTNQSKAAVSFVKDASGSVRSDSVAAQGRGSSNLEPSLVFTGNLTSRTLPPIGTPSMSNDTDSRSNDLKSNQAASVPAISCTGEKLVSGILFENNKVASDNALLSLGSQDNLHTNQHVMSLTQTELEEAMKPAHFESHAAPVMSLEPNKSITSTMTQDKPFSSSASPISSLLAGEKIQFGAVTSPTILPTVSRTISSGLGPPGSFRSDLNIDRNVPTTNNDSALFFDKEKHPEESCEALEDAEAEAEAAASAVAVAAITADEIGGSEMGASSAPVSDTKGFSLSSGGVTTGQNLSVQSSGEESLTVALPADLSVDTPSLSFWPPLSSPHSSGPIISQFPGAPPSHFPCFEMNPMIGGRVFTIGPHDESSGPQAQSQISGALPSGPIGAWPQCHSGVDSFYGPPAGFAGPFIGPGGIPGVQGPPHMVVYNHFTPVGQFGQVGLSFMGTTYIPTGKQSDWKHNSVSSAVGGSEGELSNQSGVSSLCTSSSMPAPIQRLGPPPLMPMASPLTMFDIAPFQSSSDISMQARWPHLPPPPLHSVPLSVPLQQHQVDSGIPSNFRQNLPSENPTGNNSKFHEPLSSSLTSSDNNKGFPLPNSTHSHFANVLNLVQQPTSNSATIQTLSPPSGNNNKLPNISKTSARATITANQTGGPSNKPHQQPMSSGQQYLHPVGGTSQKMGTGGEWHRRSGFHGRNQSTGAEKGFSAGRMKQIYVAKTSTSGPANPAS